One genomic region from Henningerozyma blattae CBS 6284 chromosome 2, complete genome encodes:
- the TBLA0B05030 gene encoding uncharacterized protein: protein MVQLKNALVSTLVSTALVNAWSPSNNYAPSVVDCPTVDDYDLQSLNDTNPEKLALVRDANELSVNETKWVRQRNQLTEKAMLEFLKRATKNFTDDSILDSLFPANKNSSFSNNSLSSLSPKIGIAASGGGYRAMLAGAGMIAAMDNRTEGANEHGLGGLLQSSTYLAGLSGGNWLVGTLAWNNWTSVQDIINNMTAPDSIWDITNGFLSPGGNDTKATTARWSQILGAGSEKQKAGFPISIADYWGRALSYNFFPTLNQGGVAYSWSDLRNSEVFAKAEMPFPISVTDFRHPYAGINELNSTIVEFNPFEMGSWDPSLNSFADVKYIGTSMFNGTPVADKCVVGFDNVGFILGTSSMLFTPADVPFLSAMLGDSTVGTILSSAMKNDTNDVAIYAPNPFKGTNYGTNNYTNALVNADAFYLVDGGEDQIEIPLISLVQKNRDLDVIFALDNSADTNLNWPNGNGVVQAYERQFAPQGDNMAFPYVPSVADFVAQGLNKRPTFFGCDSTNLTDLRYIPPLIVYIPNSDYSYESNTSTWQLTYNTSERLSMISNGFESMTRNNFTDDPEFLSCVGCAIIRRKQQALNLSLPVECNQCFTDYCWNGAIGKYNSTSSNYTSSSYANSTSSISLNANTTTSSSSNTTNSTSIDNAKDNKKKNAAVKVIDNSIFHSYLAILGSALIAYSLF from the coding sequence ATggttcaattgaaaaacgCTCTCGTATCGACCTTGGTTTCAACTGCCTTGGTTAACGCTTGGTCTCCTTCAAACAATTATGCTCCCAGTGTTGTCGATTGTCCTACCGTGGATGACTATGACTTACAATCGTTAAACGATACTAACCCGGAGAAATTGGCTTTGGTTAGAGATGCTAATGAATTATCTGTCAATGAAACGAAATGGGTTCGTCAACGTAACCAATTGACTGAAAAGGCTATGTTAGAATTCTTGAAAAGAGCTACAAAGAACTTCACTGATGACTCAATCTTAGATTCATTATTCCcagcaaataaaaattcaagttTCTCAAACAATTCTTTATCAAGCTTGTCCCCAAAGATTGGTATTGCTGCTTCTGGTGGTGGGTACCGTGCCATGTTGGCAGGTGCTGGTATGATTGCAGCCATGGATAATAGAACTGAAGGTGCTAATGAGCATGGGTTGGGTGGTCTTTTACAATCCTCTACATATTTAGCCGGTCTATCGGGTGGTAATTGGTTAGTCGGTACTCTTGCTTGGAACAATTGGACTTCCGTGcaagatattattaacaatATGACTGCTCCAGATTCTATTTGGGATATCACCAATGGGTTCTTGTCACCAGGTGGTAACGATACAAAAGCCACTACTGCTAGATGGTCTCAAATTTTGGGTGCTGGTAGTGAAAAGCAAAAAGCTGGTTTCCCCATCAGTATTGCCGATTATTGGGGGCGTGCCTTATCTTATAACTTCTTCCCTACTTTGAACCAAGGGGGCGTTGCTTATTCTTGGTCTGATTTGAGAAACAGTGAAGTGTTTGCTAAGGCTGAAATGCCATTCCCAATTTCTGTGACTGATTTCAGACACCCATATGCTGgcattaatgaattaaactCCACCATTGTTGAATTCAATCCTTTCGAAATGGGGTCTTGGGATCCTTCTTTGAATTCCTTTGCTGATGTTAAATATATTGGTACAAGTATGTTCAATGGTACACCTGTCGCTGATAAATGTGTTGTAGGATTTGATAACGTTGGTTTCATCTTAGGTACATCTTCCATGTTATTTACACCTGCTGACGTTCCATTCTTAAGTGCCATGCTAGGTGATTCCACTGTCGGTACTATTTTATCATCAGCCATGAAAAATGATACAAATGACGTTGCTATTTATGCTCCAAATCCTTTCAAAGGTACTAATTATGGTACTAATAATTACACAAACGCTTTAGTTAATGCTGATGCCTTTTATTTAGTGGATGGTGGTGAAGATCAAATTGAAATCCCATTAATCTCTTTAGTACAAAAGAATCGTGATTTAGATGTCATTTTCGCTCTTGATAACTCTGCTGATacaaatttgaattggCCAAATGGTAATGGTGTTGTCCAAGCTTATGAACGTCAATTTGCTCCACAAGGTGATAATATGGCTTTCCCTTATGTCCCAAGTGTAGCGGATTTTGTTGCTCAAGGCTTAAATAAAAGACCTACTTTCTTCGGTTGTGATTCTACCAATTTAACTGATTTGCGTTACATTCCACctttaattgtttatattccaaattcAGACTACTCATATGAATCAAACACAAGTACTTGGCAATTAACTTACAACACTTCTGAACGTTTATCAATGATTTCCAATGGTTTCGAATCTATGacaagaaataatttcacTGATGATCCAGAATTCTTAAGTTGTGTTGGTTGTGCCATCATCAGACGTAAACAACAAGCTTTGAACTTATCTTTGCCTGTAGAATGTAACCAATGTTTCACTGACTACTGTTGGAATGGTGCTATTGGTAAATATAACTCTACCTCATCAAATTACACTTCATCTTCCTATGCTAACTCTACTTCCTCAATCTCTTTGAACGCTAACACTActacttcttcttcttcaaacACAACAAACTCTACATCTATTGATAACGCAAAGGAcaataaaaagaagaatgcAGCTGTTAAGGTTATTGACAATTCTATTTTCCATTCATATTTGGCCATCTTAGGTTCCGCCTTGATTGCTTACTCTTTATTCTAA